The segment TGCGTTGCGATCTGCGCCACGGTGTCCTTCACGTAGTACACCTTAAGCACGTTTCCCCAGTTGCCGTGGCCCAGCGAATCGGTCTGGTACGCTTCAATCGCGCAGCCTGCTTGCTGGTCCATCCACGCGCCGGGTCCCCCGGCCTTGCCCTTCAGAAGCGGCTCGGAACCCACGGCCTCCATGGCGTCGTGGACTTCCTTCACCTTCATACCCAGTGCGATAACGCCGATCCGCTCACCGGGTTGAATTCGGTGCCGCTCAGCGTCTGCCCGCGCGCCGGCGCATGCGACGAGCCCTGTCAGCAGGAATATGTAGCGAGTCAGTCCCATGCGGATTCTCCCCCTCGTGAAAGGAAACCGGTCAGTCTCCACAGTCTCCTGATTTCCGGCTTCCGGAATCTGGCCGGCTCCGTACTTCCTTTGACGGTGGCCGCCTGGCGTTAGTTCATCAAATCCGCCAGGATATCCTTGTACCGGGCCGTCAGCACGTGGCGTTTCACCTTGAGGGTGGGCGTCAACTCCCCGTTTTCGATGCTGAACTCATGATCCATGAGCGCGAACTTGCGCACCTTTTCAAAATCGGCCAGGTGCACGGACAACCGATCGAGTTCTTTCTTGATGAACCGGCGCACCTCCGGGTCCGAGGCCAGCGCTGCGCGGTCCATAGGCGCCCCGTTCTCTTCCTGCAGGCGGTCGAATGCAGGGACGATCAGCGCCACAACGCTCTGGCTCCCGTCGCCCATCAGCGCCAGGTCTGTGATGTACGGACTCGTCTTCAGGTTGGCTTCGATGTCCTGTGGCGCCACCTTTTTCCCGTTGCTCAGGACGATGAGGTCCTTCTTGCGCCCGGTGATGCGGATGAATCCATCCTCGATGTAGGTGCCCAGATCGCCGGTGTGGAACCAGCCGTCGGCGGTGATCGCCTCCGCGGTCGCCTCCGGCTTGCGCCAGTATCCGCGCATCACGTTGCCGCCGCGACACAGTATTTCCCCGTCTTCCGCGATGCGGATTTCGTTATTGTCGCCCGGCAGGCCAACCGAGTTCGGGCGGATGTTGTTCGCGCGATTCGCGATCGCCAGCGAAGACGTTTCCGTCAGGCCGTAGCCCTCGATCATCATCAAGCCGCAGGCGTGGAAAAACTCCATGACGTCACCTGCCAGCGGCGCCCCCGCCGATACCAGATACCTGATGCGCCCGCCGAAGCGTTCCCGGACCGTATGGAGGACGAGCTTGTCCGCCAATGAGCGCTGTATCGCGGTCGCCCGGTCCACCTTGCCTCCGCGCATCTCGATGCGGGCGGCCTTCAGACCCACGCCGATGGCCCAGTCAAACACCTTCTTCTTCTTGGGACCCGCCTTGGCCGCCGCGTCTTCAATCTTTTCCTTCATCTTTTCGTAGAGGCGCGGCATCCCGAGGAAGATCGTAGGCTTGACCTCCACGAAATTGAGTGGCAACTTGGCGATGCGCTCCACGGATGAGGAGCCTTCCACATACACGATTTGCGAACCGCCCGTAAGCGCCAGGTAGTACCCCGCCGCCCGCTCGTAGATGTGGCACAGCGGCAGGAAGGACAGGAAAATGTCCGTCTCGTCCCACGGAATGATCGTCGGGACCCCCGAGATCACATTCATGAAGTTGCCGTGCGTCAACTCCACGCCCTTCGGATCGCCGGTGGTGCCGGAGGTGTAGATGATGGTGGCAAGGTCGTCGGGCGTCACGCCGCTCCACGCTGCCTTGTAGGCATCGTCGGTCAGTGGAAAGTCCCTGCCCAGCGCGATAAACGAGTCCAGATCCCGGACGCCCCCCTCGGCCGCGCCGGAGATGAGCACCACTTCCTCGAGATCGGGGCAGTCCGCGCGGACTGCCTTCACTTTTGCCAGCTGCATGGCGTCGCCGGCGAAAACCGCCTTGGCGCCGGAGTCCCGGAGCATGTACGAAACCTGGTTGGCCGGAAGCGTTGGGTAAATGGGGACAACAACCGCGCCGATGGCGAGAGTGGCGAGGTCTATCCTGGCCCAGTTCATGCCGTTTTCGGAGAGGATCGCAACGCGGTCGCCTTTGTGGATGCCGAGACCGTTGAGCGCGGATGCGATCATTTGTATGTCGGATGCGAGGGCCGCATAGGACATGGGGCGGAACGCGCCGTCCCGTTTGGCGCTCAGTGCGGGCCGGGTGGGGAACCGGCGCACCGAGTCCTGGATCGCCTGGTTGAGTGTTGGTGCAATGTGAACGCCGGCGTTATGTGCGCCGGTGGAAGCACCCTGCGTCGCCACGGTCAAAGCGGACGCCATTGGCTTGTCTCCTTGGCCGGCCCTCGGAGGGCCGGATATTGCTCCGCTTCGCCCAATCGAGCGAAACGGAAGCGTCAGCCGGGCAGCGAATTCGGCGCCGGCCAATGCCTACGTCACAATTAAGATGACTTTATATCATAGCATCTGGGACCGTCATTCGAACCACAGGCCGCCTGCTGTACGCGGCCGCGAAGCCGGAGTTCCGCAGTCGTCCGGGTGTTTTCTGAAGCCTGTTCGCCGGCTGGCGACGCGAACGGCCTCGAACCGCCTAAAATGGAACACATGAAAACCAGAACCTTCATCACCCTGGCTCTCTGCGCCAGTGTGGTCTACCCTGCCACGGCGGCCAAACATTCCGGCGCCGTGCCGGTGCACATCCTCGCCTTGAATGATTTCCACGGACATATCCAGGCCGACCGGACAATCACCGTGCGCGGGCAGAAACTACCCGTCGGCGGAGCGGCGTGGTTGACCGGCATTTTCCGTGCGAGACGCGCGGCGCAGCCAGGTACGCTCCTTGTGGACGCCGGCGATATGGTCGGCGCCAGCCCTCCCGTCTCCAGCCTGTTCCGCGACGAGCCAACGGTCGAATTCCTGAACATGGCCCATTTCGACGTTGGTACGCTCGGGAACCACGAGTTCGACAGGGGCATCCCGGAAATGCGGCGCCTCTGGGGTGGAGGAGTTTCCAAATCCAGCCGCTACTATCCCAGGCCTTTTCCGGGCGCTCGATTCCCCATGATCTGCGCCAACATCCTGGACGAAAAGACCGGGAAGACCCTCTTTCCGCCTTATCTGATCAAGACGGTAGGCGCGGCCCGCGTCGGGTTCATCGGCGCGGTGACCGGCGAATTGGCGGCGGTTACCTCCGCGGCCTCCCGTAAGGGAGTCCGTGAGATTGACCCCGCGACGGCCATCAACCAGTGGGCCCGGTACCTCGGCTCGCACGGTGTCCATTCCATCGTAGTGCTCCTCCATGAGGGCGGCACGCAGGAGCCGCCAACGCCGGAGGGGACGCTCACCGGCGCCGTCCTGGACGTTGCGGACAAACTGGATCAGGACGTGGATGTAGTCGTTTCGGCGCATTCCCATCAGTACACCAACGCGTTTCGCGGGAAACTGCTGATTACCCAGGCGCGCTCCTACGGCTCGGCCTTCGCCGCGATCGATCTCACGGTTGACCTCGCGTCCGGCGACATTGTGCGTAAGAAGGCCACCATCGTGGACGCGGTGCATGATGGGGTAAAGCCGGCGAACGACGTTGCGGCGATGGTCAAATCCTACGAGGATGCCGCCGCGCCTCGCATTAACAAAGTTGTCGGCGAACTCGGCGCAGACATGCCGACGGATCGCGGGCCGAACTCGCTCCTGGGCGCGCTCATCGCGGACGCGCAGCGTGAATCGGTGCATGCGGATGTCGCATTCATGAACCCGGGCGGCGTGCGCGCCGGCCTGACGAAGGGGAAAGTGACTTGGGGCCAGGTCTTCACTTGTCAGCCGTTCAACAACCAGGTGACAGTGCTCCATATGACGGGCGCGCAGATAAAGACGGCGCTCGAGCAGCAGTGGGGAGCCGGCAGTGGCGGTGAGGCGCGAGCGACCGTCCTTTATCCGTCCGGGCTGACCTATGACTTTGATGAATCCCAGCCGTACGGAGCACGGGTGCAAAATCCGACGGTCGGTGGAGCACCGCTAGCGGAAACCCAGGTCTACGCGGTCGCCATGAACTCGTTCCTGGCCGGCGGCGGCGACGGATTCCCTGAATTCGCCACTATCAAGGACCGCAGCCTTGGCCCCAATGACCTCGATGCGCTCATCTCGTACCTGGCGGCGCACCCCGGAGTGATCCCGGAAGCGGGGCGAGTCCATGCCGCGTCAGCGCCGAAAACCGGCGGATGAGGTTCAGAAAACGAACGAACGAGCGTCCTCGCCGCCGCCGTGTGGTGGTGGCGAGGGTGCTCCTGGCCGTCCTGCTCGTCGCGGCGGCCGCGCTGGGAATCGCCGCGTGGCGTATCCGCCAGGCTAACGGGGGTGTCTGGGCGTCGGATCTACACGTCTGGCCACCGCCACGCCGCGGCGACAGAATCCTCATCTTCGCGCCGCACTGCGATGACGAAACCCTTGGCCTGAGCGGCCTCACCCAGCAGGCCGTCGCGGCGGGCGCCGATGTCCGCGTCGTGTTCGTGACCAATGGCGACGGCTTTCCGTATTCCGCCGAACGGGAATACCAGAGGCTCCGCTTGAAGCCGTCCGACTACGTGAAGTTCGGCATGTCCCGCCAAGTCGAGGCGCTTCAGGCGGTCGCGGCATCGGGGGTTGCGCGGAACCACGTCACGTTCCTCGGCTACCCGGATGGGGGCGTCTCGGAACTCTGGCTGCACAACTGGACGCCCGCACGACCGTACAAGTCACGTTTCACATCCCGAACGCGCTCTCCCTATCCCAATAGCCGCACACGCAACGCGGTGTACTGCGGACAGAGCGTGATGAGCGACATTGAAGGCCTCGTCCGCGCATTTCACCCCACACAGGTCTACTGCCCGCATCCCAACGATAACCACGCCGACCATTGGGCGACGTACACGTTCGTAACCGCGGCGCTGTGGCAATTGCGCCGGGACGCGTCCGCCTTCGGGCCGGCCGGCCGGCCGCCCATCGAGGGGCTCTACGTGGTGCATCGGGGCGACTGGCCGGTGCCGCAGGGCTATCACCCGAAATCCGGGCTGCCGCCGCCCGCGGCCCTGCTTCAGGCGGATACGGAATGGAAGCAGATTCCGATCACGCCGGCCCAGGCAGCCGTAAAGCTGAACGCGATCTCGAAATATCGGAGCCAGACGCGTGTGATGAAGCGGTTCCTCATGTCGTTCGTGCGGAAGAACGAACTCGTCGGGACGCGGACGTCTGGACCGCTCACCGTCGTGAAGGATGGGGCCCTTCGCGTCGTGGATGACTGGAAAGACCTGCCGGTCAGCGTCGTGGACCCGGTGGACGATACCGTGCAGACCGAGATCGGCGGATCGGGGGACCTGTCCAGTGTGTCCGTAGCGGAAGACAGCCGGCGCCTCTACATACGGCTGGAGCTGAGAAAACCCATCAGTCCTCGGGTCGCCTATGACGTGTACTGGCACCCGTTGCCCGGCGATGCTTCGGGTACGCGCGGCATGTCACTGCGGCTTGGCGGCCAGCTGCAAGGGCGGGTGTCAGCGGTTGTGCGCGGGAACGTATGGCAGATCGCCGTTCCGCGGCCGCCGGGCGACGCCGTCATGGTGGGCGTCAAGTGCCGCTATCACCGCTTTACGCTGGACAAGACCGGCTGGCGCGTGCTGGAACCGGTATCGGGTTCCTAGTCTCGAGTTCCGAGTTAGCAGATAACCGCGGCGCCGGCCTCCGTGCCGGGTCGTTCACGGCCCGGATTCATGCTACGCTGCGGTTACGCCGACATCCGGGATAACCTGTTCCAGCGGATCCGGGATGAGCCCTGCCAGCACGCGGTTGCGAGTCTTGGTATCGTACTGTTCGTGAGGCATATCCGGCGTAAACTGCTCCTGAACGAGCGCATTCGGACGCTCGATCCGGCGCCCTACGTACTCGCCGTACACGCTGCGGAGGTTCCAGCGTTTTTGCGTGACGGAGAGGTACTTGTTCAACGCGCCCATCAACAGGGACCGGTGCCAGTACCGCCACTTGACGGAATCCACGATCGAAGGCGACAGGCGGCGCCAGGCGCTGGATGCGCTGTAGAACCACCCGAATGCGTCGCGGAGTCCGTGGTACATCTGCTCCTGCGAGATATGCGGGAAGCGGCGAACCGGGTGCGCGGCGTCGTAGTTCTCCCAGTTCCAGTCCGTGATGAGGTTGCCACGCACGGCCGCCTCAAAATCGCGGGCGCCGGGTTCCGGGGTGTTGATGCTGTACTGGGCAAGGTCCAATTTGGCCTTCACTCCCCATTCGGCCGTGCGTTCGAACACGTCGGGGCGCTCCGAGTCATCCACGCCGAAGACAAATGCTCCCAAAACGGCGATGTCGTTGTCATGGCAGCGCCGGATGAGTTCCTCATACCGCGAAGTCTCCATGCTCTTGCCAAGACCACCCGTGATGGATTCAACACCGATGTAAAGCCCCTTACAACCGGAGCGAGCGAAGAGCGGGATGAGCTCGTCCTGGTTGTTGTACAGCGTCATCGCGGTGAGTTCGGTCAGCCATTTAACACCGTGACGCCTGAATATTTCGCACACGCGGCGTGCGTGCTCGCCGTTCTTGTTCGGCAGGAAATTGTCATCAACCACCACGCCCGTCCCACCGAGCCCGTTGCGGCCGACACGAATGGCCTCGCGCTCGATGAGGTCGTAGGCCACCGGGCGGTGGGTGGATCCGTATACATAGGTGACGGAGCAGAACGAGCAGTTGAAAGGGCAGCCGACCGATGTCTGCATGGACCAGTTGCCCAGGTAACCCTTGTGAGGCAGCCAGGACCAGTCGGGGAGGGGGCGCTCCTCAACGATGTTTGCGGAAGCCGGGTGCCGGAAGGCCTGCCGTTCATTGCCGGCGGACGATCGGTGTTGAAGGAGCCAGGCGAGGAGCGCTTTCAGCGTTGAGGGTGCGGTTTCGCCGACGGCTACGGCATCGACGTGGGAGAGCGCCTCCCGCGGTAGCGCCGTCGCGTGGATTCCGCCCATGGCTGTCATAATGCGGGCGCCGGCCGCGCCGATGACCTGCTTCGCCTCGTCCGCCAGCCGGTACGCGCGGGCCGCCGCCGTTGTGAGCGCCGAAAGGCACAGAATGTCCGGACGCTGTACCGCAACGTCGTAGCGCCCCATCGTCATCTCATCCCAGCAGCGAGCGGTGATTCCGTGCCCCTCCAGCACATCGGGAGTCATGGCCTTCAGCAGGCTGATCCCCATGGGCGGCATGGCCGGCCGGCGGCGTTCACCCTCGGGAGCATCGTCCAGGCGATCCGGCGAAACATAATCCACGATAAGCTCTGACATTGTCTCTCGTCCCCCTTGGACGGATTCGCTACTGTGTCCCCGGCACCGGAACGCTTCGCCCGTCGGTCACGATGCTCCGAATGTTGGGCGCGACCTTGCGGATGTACTCGTATGTGGTGACCTTTGCGTTGGCGGCTACGGCCTGCCCCTTCAGGCGGATCGCCTGGGCGTCGCCCTCCGCGAGGATGATCTTGCGCTGCTTTTCCTTCTGCTCCTTCTCGAGGACGTACTTCATCCGCTGCGCATTTTGCTGCGCGATCTGCTTGGAGATGATCGCCTGCTGAAACGCATCCGAGAAATGCACGTCGCGAAGCAGCACCTCATCCACGATGATGTTGCTCTTCGAGAGCTTGTCGGAGAGGCGCCGTTCGATGTTATTTTCGACCGTACGCCGCTCCGCGGAGTACACTTTGGCCGCCGGGAACTCGGCGATGGCGATGCGCGTATGGCTGCGCAACTCGGGGCGGACGATCTTCCCGATGTAGTCCGGTCCGATGTCCTTGTGCAGTCTCCACACGTTGTTCGGGTCCAGGTGGAACCGCACCGTCAGTTCCACGGTAACGGCCTGTCCGTCGGAAGTCAGGGCGCTCATGCTGTCGTCTCCCTTCACTTCGCCCTCCCAGGAGGTCTTGCTCATGGAGTACGTCTGGCGCCGCACGTCATAGAATGAAGGCCGGTCCACGAACGGCGTGATAAGGTGGAAACCCTCGCCCAGCTGCTTCTGCAGCACACCGCGTCCCAGGCTGAAGATGACGACCCGCTGCCCCGCCGGCACGATGACCCAGAAACGGAAAAGGAGGCTGAGGATGATTAGAACGCCCAGCACCACGGGAAGCCGTTTCGCAAAGGCTTTCATTGCTCTTCACCTCCGCTTGGAACAGGCTGGCGGGCGGGCGGCCGGGTGTCTCCGAACACGTCGCCCAGGTTGATGATCGTCTTGCTGTCTGTCACCACTACCCGGACGTTGGGCGGAAGTTGTTGCACGAACTCATACGGCAGCAGCTGCGGGTGCGCGGTAAGGGCCTGCGCTTTCTTCAGGATGGCCGTCGCCTCGCCCTGGGCCTCGATGATCTTCTGCTGGCGCTCGGAATCGGCTCTCTGAACCTCGAACACCATCTGCTGTGCGGCTTGCTGAGCCACCTGTTTCTGTTCGATGGCGCTCTGAAATTCCGGCGGGAAGCGGATGTCGCGAAGCAGGACCTCCTCGAGGATCAGGTAACTGAGGGCCAACCGGTCCCGCAGTTCCCGTGTGATCTGCTCCACGATCACCTGGCGGCGGCCCGAATAGACGTCCAGAACAGGATACTCGGCGAACGCCATGCGGGCGATCGACCTTGCCTCCGGCCGGACGATCTTGTCCACATATTCGGGGCCGATGTCTTGGTGAAGGCGCCACACGTTCGCCGCGTCGACCTTGAAGCGTACCGAGAGATCGACGGTAACCGGCAGGCCATCGGACGTCAGCGCGATGAGGGAGTCGTCGGGGACCTGTCCTTCCGGGGTGGACTGGTCGGATTCGTGCCGGCTGCTTTCGTTCCCTCCGGCGCTCATGGTGTACGTGCGTTGCTGGATGTTGTAGATCGTCGGTTCCCAGATGATGGGGAGGTTGAAATGAAGTCCTTCGTCCAGCTGGTACGGCTTGACTCCGGAAAGCTTGCTGTAGATGACTGCCCGCTCGCCCGCCTGCACGACAACGAAGCAGTCGCGCACGAAGGCGATCGCCAAGATCACTGCGAGAGCGACGATGATACCGCGCCACGGGATCCGCGGCATCTGCGGTGGAGTGGAGATCTTCGGCCTCTGCGGCGGCTTGACGCCGCCTCCGCCCCTGGGATCGGGCGGGTTGATCGGAACCCCTGTCATTTTGTCCTGCCTCCTCGGTGAGAGATACGTCTCCGCGTTACGAAAGGGTTACAGGAAACTCCGGCAAATGCGCGAAGAGCGAGGATTCCCTCGCCCTTCGCCGGTCAGGTTATACCACAACAACCCGGTTGTCCGTTCCTTCGAGGACGGCATGGGGGGGAGCGACCTCCTTATCCGTCAACAGAGCTAGGAATGCCTGAACGGGTCGGGATAGCGGCTGTCCTTTACGATGGATGATGCCCAGCGGGCGCAGGAAGCAGTAGTCGGACAGGCGCAGGATTCGGAGATCCATCCGGCCGCCCTCGTCCAGCACGCTGTACTGCGGCACAAGCGCGACACCCATGCCCACTTCGACCATCTTCTTCATGATCTCGACGTTATCGCATTCCATCTTGATGCTCACACGGACGCCGTGCTGCGTCAGCACACCGTCTGTCGCGCGCCGCGTCGGGATGCTGCTGTCGAAGGCGATCATATCACACCCATTGAGTTCCTCCAGGCGGAGGCTGTCCGTGTGTGTGAGGGCTAGTGGGTGCTCCGGATAGGTGATGACCACCATTTCATCCTCGAGGAACGGTATGGTGATCAGGCTGTCGCGCGGTTCCGGGTACGCAACCAATCCGACGTCGGCCGCGCCCTGGTTCACCAATTGATACACCGTATCCGACGGGTGGTACTCGATGTGTACGTGGACTTCGGGGTACTTGCGGATGAACCGCTTCAGGTAGGCCGGCAGTTCGTGGAGGCCGACGCTGTGAATGGCGGCGACGCGGATCGTGCCCACCATCAGCCCCTTGCGCTCTTGCAATATCTGCTTCGCTTCGGTGGCGCGGGCGATGATATCGCGCGCGTAGCCGGCGAGTATCTGGCCTTCCTCCGTAACGAGGACGCGGCGTGTGGTCCTCTCCAGGAGTTTAGTTCCCAGTTCCGCTTCCAGGCGCTGAATCTGAAGCGATACCGCCGGCTGGGTGAGCTTGTTGTGCTCGGCCACGCGCGTGAAAGATCCCTCTCGCACCAGATCCAGGAAGAGTCTCAATTGGTTCAGTTCCATGGCAATCTACCTTCCCTCACTCCGTGTAATGACGGCCTTCCACCATTTCAAGGCCCGGCTCACAGTCGTCTTTATGCCGTCGTATACGGGCGGCAATCGGTCAACCCCAGGCGAGTCCGACGGCGGCGTTCACGCGGTCCATCACCCCCCGGGCCACAGTGTGCGCGCGGGCGGCTCCGTCGGCCAGTATGCCTTCCAGAATCTTCGGCGTCTCCATGTATTCGGCCATCCTGGCCTGCAGTGGCGCCAGGCCTTCTACCACCACCTCGGCCAGGTCCTTCTTGAAGTCGCCGTAGCCCTTGCCCACATAACGTTCCTGCACGGCGGGGATGGGTTCGCCGGCCATCAAGCTGTAGATCGTGAGAAGGTTGGCCAGCGCCGGCTTGTCCTCGGCGTACAAAACTTCCGTGCCGCTGTCCGTCACGGCCTTACGGATCTTCTTGCGGATCGCGTCCGGGGTGTCGGTAAGCAGGATATAGCTGCCGGCGGACGGGTTGGACTTCTCCATCTTGCGGCTGGGGTCTTCGAGGCTCATGATGCGGGCGCCCGCCTTCGGGATCACCGGCTTCGGCACCACCAGCGTCTGGCCGTAACGGTGGTTGAAACGGATCGCGAGATCCCGGCAAAGCTCCACGTGCTGCTTCTGATCCTCGCCCACAGGAACCTCGTCGGTGTCGTACAGCAGGATATCGGCGGCCATCAGGATGGGGTAGTTCAGCAGCCCCGCTCCGATGGACTCCTCCTTGGTCTTGGACGTCTTGTCCTTGAACTGCGTCATCCGATGGAGTTCGCCGTAATAGGTGATGGTATTCAGCACCCAGGCGAGCTCGGTGTGTTCGTGAACGTCGGACTGCACGAAGACGATGGCGCGCTCGGGGTCGATTCCGGCGGCGAGGTACACCGCGGCCACGTGGCGCGTGTTGGCGCGCAGCTCCGCGGGGTCCATCTTGATGGTGATGGCGTGCTGGTTAACCACACAGAAGACGTTGTCTTTCTGATCCTGGCTGGCCACCCAGTTCTTTACGGCGCCGAGGTAGTTGCCAAGTGTCAGGGTTCCGGTGGGCTTGATCCCGGAAAAGACGCGCGCCCGGTGCGGTATGGTGTTCGACATTTGCTTCTCTGAAATCTGCCATACGGCAGGGTAATCAATCGTACTAATATTATGCGAACACCGTCATCTATAAACCAAGTAGATAATCAGGATTCCATTTGGACTCCTCGGGTATCATGGGAAGAGCGAGCCGCGCCTCGCACCGAGAGAGGAAACAAATGCCATTTACATATACCAGCCTGAAGCAACGCGTCGAGGAAGATGTGCTGCCCCGCGTGCAGAAGCCCAGCCGATACCTGGGGACCGAATTGAATACCGTCCACAAGGATCCAACCGGCGTGCGCACGCGGGTCTGCCTGGCGTTCCCCGATATGTACGATCTGGGGCTGAGCAACCTCGGCATTCTGATCCTCTACAACATCCTGAACGCCCGCGATGACGTATGGTGTGAGCGCGCTTACGCTCCCGCGCCGGATCTGGAAACACTCCTGCGCGCCGAAACGATTCCCCTGTTCAGCGTAGAGAGCAAGACGTCGCTCAAGGACTTCGACCTGCTGGGTTTCACGCTCCAGTACGAGCTCACGTATACGAACATCCTCAATATGCTCGACCTTGCGGCGATACCGCCCTTGAGCGCCGACCGCACGGACGAGGACCCCATCGTCATCGCCGGCGGACCCTGCGTCTTCAACCCGGAACCGCTCGCCGATTTCATCGACGCCTTCGCCATCGGCGACGGCGAGGACGTGGTTCTGGACATCGTGGACGCGACTGAGCGGACGAAGGGCCGGCCGCGCGCTGAGCGCATCGCGGCCCTGGCCGAAATCGACGGGGTCTACGTTCCCGCGATGTACCCGATGAAAACCATCGAGGGCGGTTGGGTTGTGCCGGACCTGGAAAACGCTAAGCCCATCCAGAAGCGAATTG is part of the Armatimonadota bacterium genome and harbors:
- a CDS encoding prohibitin family protein, with the protein product MKAFAKRLPVVLGVLIILSLLFRFWVIVPAGQRVVIFSLGRGVLQKQLGEGFHLITPFVDRPSFYDVRRQTYSMSKTSWEGEVKGDDSMSALTSDGQAVTVELTVRFHLDPNNVWRLHKDIGPDYIGKIVRPELRSHTRIAIAEFPAAKVYSAERRTVENNIERRLSDKLSKSNIIVDEVLLRDVHFSDAFQQAIISKQIAQQNAQRMKYVLEKEQKEKQRKIILAEGDAQAIRLKGQAVAANAKVTTYEYIRKVAPNIRSIVTDGRSVPVPGTQ
- a CDS encoding bifunctional metallophosphatase/5'-nucleotidase, with protein sequence MKTRTFITLALCASVVYPATAAKHSGAVPVHILALNDFHGHIQADRTITVRGQKLPVGGAAWLTGIFRARRAAQPGTLLVDAGDMVGASPPVSSLFRDEPTVEFLNMAHFDVGTLGNHEFDRGIPEMRRLWGGGVSKSSRYYPRPFPGARFPMICANILDEKTGKTLFPPYLIKTVGAARVGFIGAVTGELAAVTSAASRKGVREIDPATAINQWARYLGSHGVHSIVVLLHEGGTQEPPTPEGTLTGAVLDVADKLDQDVDVVVSAHSHQYTNAFRGKLLITQARSYGSAFAAIDLTVDLASGDIVRKKATIVDAVHDGVKPANDVAAMVKSYEDAAAPRINKVVGELGADMPTDRGPNSLLGALIADAQRESVHADVAFMNPGGVRAGLTKGKVTWGQVFTCQPFNNQVTVLHMTGAQIKTALEQQWGAGSGGEARATVLYPSGLTYDFDESQPYGARVQNPTVGGAPLAETQVYAVAMNSFLAGGGDGFPEFATIKDRSLGPNDLDALISYLAAHPGVIPEAGRVHAASAPKTGG
- the trpS gene encoding tryptophan--tRNA ligase, encoding MSNTIPHRARVFSGIKPTGTLTLGNYLGAVKNWVASQDQKDNVFCVVNQHAITIKMDPAELRANTRHVAAVYLAAGIDPERAIVFVQSDVHEHTELAWVLNTITYYGELHRMTQFKDKTSKTKEESIGAGLLNYPILMAADILLYDTDEVPVGEDQKQHVELCRDLAIRFNHRYGQTLVVPKPVIPKAGARIMSLEDPSRKMEKSNPSAGSYILLTDTPDAIRKKIRKAVTDSGTEVLYAEDKPALANLLTIYSLMAGEPIPAVQERYVGKGYGDFKKDLAEVVVEGLAPLQARMAEYMETPKILEGILADGAARAHTVARGVMDRVNAAVGLAWG
- a CDS encoding radical SAM protein: MSELIVDYVSPDRLDDAPEGERRRPAMPPMGISLLKAMTPDVLEGHGITARCWDEMTMGRYDVAVQRPDILCLSALTTAAARAYRLADEAKQVIGAAGARIMTAMGGIHATALPREALSHVDAVAVGETAPSTLKALLAWLLQHRSSAGNERQAFRHPASANIVEERPLPDWSWLPHKGYLGNWSMQTSVGCPFNCSFCSVTYVYGSTHRPVAYDLIEREAIRVGRNGLGGTGVVVDDNFLPNKNGEHARRVCEIFRRHGVKWLTELTAMTLYNNQDELIPLFARSGCKGLYIGVESITGGLGKSMETSRYEELIRRCHDNDIAVLGAFVFGVDDSERPDVFERTAEWGVKAKLDLAQYSINTPEPGARDFEAAVRGNLITDWNWENYDAAHPVRRFPHISQEQMYHGLRDAFGWFYSASSAWRRLSPSIVDSVKWRYWHRSLLMGALNKYLSVTQKRWNLRSVYGEYVGRRIERPNALVQEQFTPDMPHEQYDTKTRNRVLAGLIPDPLEQVIPDVGVTAA
- a CDS encoding long-chain fatty acid--CoA ligase, with protein sequence MASALTVATQGASTGAHNAGVHIAPTLNQAIQDSVRRFPTRPALSAKRDGAFRPMSYAALASDIQMIASALNGLGIHKGDRVAILSENGMNWARIDLATLAIGAVVVPIYPTLPANQVSYMLRDSGAKAVFAGDAMQLAKVKAVRADCPDLEEVVLISGAAEGGVRDLDSFIALGRDFPLTDDAYKAAWSGVTPDDLATIIYTSGTTGDPKGVELTHGNFMNVISGVPTIIPWDETDIFLSFLPLCHIYERAAGYYLALTGGSQIVYVEGSSSVERIAKLPLNFVEVKPTIFLGMPRLYEKMKEKIEDAAAKAGPKKKKVFDWAIGVGLKAARIEMRGGKVDRATAIQRSLADKLVLHTVRERFGGRIRYLVSAGAPLAGDVMEFFHACGLMMIEGYGLTETSSLAIANRANNIRPNSVGLPGDNNEIRIAEDGEILCRGGNVMRGYWRKPEATAEAITADGWFHTGDLGTYIEDGFIRITGRKKDLIVLSNGKKVAPQDIEANLKTSPYITDLALMGDGSQSVVALIVPAFDRLQEENGAPMDRAALASDPEVRRFIKKELDRLSVHLADFEKVRKFALMDHEFSIENGELTPTLKVKRHVLTARYKDILADLMN
- a CDS encoding prohibitin family protein gives rise to the protein MTGVPINPPDPRGGGGVKPPQRPKISTPPQMPRIPWRGIIVALAVILAIAFVRDCFVVVQAGERAVIYSKLSGVKPYQLDEGLHFNLPIIWEPTIYNIQQRTYTMSAGGNESSRHESDQSTPEGQVPDDSLIALTSDGLPVTVDLSVRFKVDAANVWRLHQDIGPEYVDKIVRPEARSIARMAFAEYPVLDVYSGRRQVIVEQITRELRDRLALSYLILEEVLLRDIRFPPEFQSAIEQKQVAQQAAQQMVFEVQRADSERQQKIIEAQGEATAILKKAQALTAHPQLLPYEFVQQLPPNVRVVVTDSKTIINLGDVFGDTRPPARQPVPSGGEEQ
- a CDS encoding PIG-L family deacetylase, with the translated sequence MRFRKRTNERPRRRRVVVARVLLAVLLVAAAALGIAAWRIRQANGGVWASDLHVWPPPRRGDRILIFAPHCDDETLGLSGLTQQAVAAGADVRVVFVTNGDGFPYSAEREYQRLRLKPSDYVKFGMSRQVEALQAVAASGVARNHVTFLGYPDGGVSELWLHNWTPARPYKSRFTSRTRSPYPNSRTRNAVYCGQSVMSDIEGLVRAFHPTQVYCPHPNDNHADHWATYTFVTAALWQLRRDASAFGPAGRPPIEGLYVVHRGDWPVPQGYHPKSGLPPPAALLQADTEWKQIPITPAQAAVKLNAISKYRSQTRVMKRFLMSFVRKNELVGTRTSGPLTVVKDGALRVVDDWKDLPVSVVDPVDDTVQTEIGGSGDLSSVSVAEDSRRLYIRLELRKPISPRVAYDVYWHPLPGDASGTRGMSLRLGGQLQGRVSAVVRGNVWQIAVPRPPGDAVMVGVKCRYHRFTLDKTGWRVLEPVSGS
- a CDS encoding LysR family transcriptional regulator, whose translation is MELNQLRLFLDLVREGSFTRVAEHNKLTQPAVSLQIQRLEAELGTKLLERTTRRVLVTEEGQILAGYARDIIARATEAKQILQERKGLMVGTIRVAAIHSVGLHELPAYLKRFIRKYPEVHVHIEYHPSDTVYQLVNQGAADVGLVAYPEPRDSLITIPFLEDEMVVITYPEHPLALTHTDSLRLEELNGCDMIAFDSSIPTRRATDGVLTQHGVRVSIKMECDNVEIMKKMVEVGMGVALVPQYSVLDEGGRMDLRILRLSDYCFLRPLGIIHRKGQPLSRPVQAFLALLTDKEVAPPHAVLEGTDNRVVVV